A single window of Streptococcus cristatus ATCC 51100 DNA harbors:
- a CDS encoding phosphopantothenate--cysteine ligase: MNILITSGGTSEKIDQVRSITNHSTGQLGKMIAEHCLAEGASVTLLTTAKAVKPDPHENLTIKIIEDTEQLLTAMEGLVPAHDVLIHSMAVSDYKPVYMVGFEEVLASSDLAEFLEKSNSESKISSADDYQLLFLKKNPKIISKVKEWNPNIRLIGFKLLVGVSKEELLAAARASLEKNQAELIVANDLTEISSGQHHAYLLGAVTITEAFSKAEIAEQLLRHIQKGDSS; encoded by the coding sequence ATGAATATATTGATTACCTCTGGCGGAACTAGTGAAAAAATCGACCAAGTCCGCTCTATCACTAATCATTCGACGGGTCAACTTGGAAAAATGATAGCCGAGCATTGCTTGGCCGAGGGGGCTTCGGTGACTCTGTTGACAACGGCTAAAGCTGTCAAACCTGACCCGCATGAAAACCTAACGATTAAGATCATTGAAGATACGGAGCAGCTCCTGACAGCTATGGAAGGACTGGTGCCAGCTCATGATGTGCTCATTCATTCAATGGCTGTTTCTGACTATAAACCAGTGTATATGGTAGGATTTGAGGAGGTTCTTGCCAGTTCAGATTTGGCAGAATTTCTGGAAAAAAGTAATTCTGAAAGTAAGATTTCGTCTGCTGATGACTATCAGTTACTTTTCCTCAAGAAAAATCCTAAAATCATCAGCAAGGTCAAGGAATGGAATCCCAATATTCGATTGATTGGCTTCAAGCTCTTGGTTGGCGTTTCTAAAGAAGAGTTGCTGGCTGCTGCTAGAGCTAGCCTTGAAAAAAATCAGGCTGAATTAATTGTAGCCAACGATTTGACTGAAATTTCTAGCGGGCAACACCACGCCTATCTCCTAGGAGCAGTCACTATCACAGAAGCTTTCTCCAAGGCAGAAATTGCTGAACAATTGTTAAGGCATATCCAGAAAGGAGACAGTTCATGA
- the coaC gene encoding phosphopantothenoylcysteine decarboxylase: MTHVTLAVTGSISAYKAADITSQLGKLGYGVSVLMTEAASHFITPLTLQVLSKNPVALELMDEPRPDKVNHIEIGKETNLFLVAPATANTIAKLANGLADNMVTATALALPSHVKKVIAPAMNTKMYENPLTQHNLEKLKEFGWEIIEPREAILACGDHGAGALADVNIIIEKVKEIINEKTI; encoded by the coding sequence ATGACCCATGTTACTCTCGCTGTCACGGGCAGTATTTCGGCCTATAAGGCAGCAGATATTACGAGCCAGCTAGGTAAGCTAGGCTATGGTGTGTCTGTTCTCATGACGGAAGCTGCTAGTCATTTTATCACTCCGCTTACCTTACAGGTTTTATCAAAGAATCCGGTCGCCCTCGAGCTTATGGACGAGCCAAGGCCAGACAAAGTCAATCATATTGAAATCGGCAAAGAAACGAATCTTTTTTTAGTCGCTCCTGCCACAGCCAATACTATCGCTAAACTGGCTAACGGTCTGGCAGACAATATGGTAACCGCTACAGCCCTTGCCCTTCCATCTCATGTCAAAAAAGTCATTGCGCCAGCCATGAATACCAAGATGTATGAAAATCCACTGACTCAGCACAATTTGGAAAAATTAAAAGAATTTGGCTGGGAGATTATTGAACCACGTGAAGCTATTCTGGCTTGCGGAGACCATGGAGCTGGCGCTCTAGCTGATGTCAATATTATTATAGAAAAAGTAAAGGAAATTATAAATGAGAAAACAATCTAG
- a CDS encoding ECF transporter S component: MRKQSSIAQIAIFFAIMLVLHLLSSIIFNLLPVPIKPTIIHIPVIIASIIYGPRIGAILGALMGIISVVTNTVVLLPTSYLFSPFVENGSINSLMIAMVPRILIGITPYFVYKWMKNKPGLVLAGAVGSMTNTIFVLGGIFILFSSVYNGDIRAMLALIFSANAISEMIISAILTVAIVPALEKLKK, translated from the coding sequence ATGAGAAAACAATCTAGTATCGCGCAAATTGCTATCTTTTTTGCTATTATGTTAGTGCTCCATCTGCTGAGCTCTATTATTTTCAACCTACTACCAGTTCCGATTAAACCGACCATTATTCATATTCCAGTCATTATTGCTAGCATTATCTATGGACCGCGAATTGGAGCTATTTTAGGAGCTCTGATGGGAATAATTAGTGTTGTAACTAATACTGTTGTCCTGCTGCCGACTAGCTACCTCTTCAGTCCTTTTGTAGAAAACGGAAGCATCAATTCATTGATGATTGCTATGGTTCCACGTATTCTAATCGGAATCACCCCGTATTTTGTCTACAAATGGATGAAAAACAAGCCAGGTTTAGTTTTAGCTGGTGCCGTGGGCTCAATGACTAACACCATCTTCGTTCTCGGAGGAATTTTCATTCTATTTTCATCTGTTTACAATGGAGACATCAGAGCCATGCTTGCATTGATTTTTTCAGCTAATGCAATCTCAGAAATGATTATTTCTGCTATCCTTACAGTTGCAATCGTTCCAGCACTTGAAAAACTTAAAAAATAA